The nucleotide sequence TCGCCCGCAGGCATGCAGATCGGCTCCGCGGACGGCCCGGGAGGCGACGGCGTCGCCCTCGTGCGCGACATGCTGGATCCCGTCATGCCGATCACGGTGGCCGGCGACTTCCGCGGCGCCCAGTGGACCAAGCTCGTCATCAACGGGATCAACGCGGTGCCGGCCGTCACCGGCCTCAGCGTGCAGGCGGTCATCGCCGAGCCCGTGCTGCGGCGCATCGTCACGCGCGCCATGCAGGAGACCGTACGCACGGGCCTCGCGCGCGGCGTGACGTTCGGACGGCTCGGCGGGCTCACCCACCGCCGCCTGCGGCTGTTCGCGTCGCTGCCGCTCCCCCTGGCCGAGCGCCTGCCGGTGTCGCTCGCCCGGAACATGGGGCAGGTGCCGAACCCCGGGTCGACGCTGCAGAGCATCCGCCGCAACCGGCTGACCGAGGTGGACCATCTCAACGGGGCGGTCTCGGCCCTCGCGCCCGGCGCCGGGCAGGACGCGCGCGTCAAC is from Clavibacter sp. A6099 and encodes:
- a CDS encoding ketopantoate reductase family protein — protein: MRIGVLGAGAVGGTLAALLERAGHEVDVTARGPHLRAIQDRGLRLAGGYGDHVARVAAAERLGRPPELAIVATKIADARDAMAENAGWLRGIPVLVVQNGLSAITMGVECLPRSQVVGGLALAATSLTEPGLVTVTSPAGMQIGSADGPGGDGVALVRDMLDPVMPITVAGDFRGAQWTKLVINGINAVPAVTGLSVQAVIAEPVLRRIVTRAMQETVRTGLARGVTFGRLGGLTHRRLRLFASLPLPLAERLPVSLARNMGQVPNPGSTLQSIRRNRLTEVDHLNGAVSALAPGAGQDARVNAALVQLVHGVEASGRHISPAELARLVPR